One stretch of Shewanella sp. Arc9-LZ DNA includes these proteins:
- a CDS encoding VOC family protein has protein sequence MRLEHLNLVVNDLDESLVFYKAAFPHWRVRGGGESVWHGTPRKWLHFGDDYHYLSLNDSGSGEVRDLKSNALGLAHFAYVVDNIDALVARLSQVGFEVAIMGGHDPFYKSRYFIDPSGFEVEFVEYSTDIPSERNQYDGE, from the coding sequence ATGCGATTAGAACATTTAAATTTAGTAGTTAATGACTTAGATGAATCATTAGTATTTTATAAAGCGGCCTTTCCACACTGGCGAGTGCGTGGTGGTGGCGAGTCTGTTTGGCATGGTACGCCGCGGAAATGGCTTCACTTTGGTGATGATTATCATTATTTATCGTTAAATGATTCTGGTAGTGGCGAGGTGCGCGATCTTAAAAGTAATGCATTGGGTTTGGCACATTTCGCTTACGTTGTGGACAATATTGATGCATTAGTTGCTAGATTGTCACAAGTGGGTTTTGAGGTGGCGATTATGGGCGGACATGACCCTTTTTATAAAAGCCGTTACTTTATTGACCCAAGCGGATTTGAAGTTGAGTTTGTTGAATACTCAACGGATATTCCCAGTGAGCGAAATCAATACGATGGCGAGTAG
- a CDS encoding ATP-binding protein: MQISQKLFLAFVGLTSIVLIATLSLARWSFDQGFLDYINGLEQERLQHLSDELLTLYAANPEAQTDPSVMTDQQSTQVWQSINQKTLTQAISLHAPFPKRNRPGDGARPPRPAGDNRPPMGPERRLGPPRQRPPFSPPSGPPTGLYSAEQQFISGVDIGNVDNRISLTLLFNDRIVGYLYSSPIREVESSSATAFSQQQRWTSIGIGLLCLLLASAIAWWLSRFLLIPVKQVMLGVSYLSQGNYDERLSPQRADELGQLMTNIDHLAMTLSKNRSAKNRWLADISHELRTPLSILCGEIDAIKAGIRAFDNTQLNSLEQEVLRMKHLVDDLYELSLSDVGGLRYHFQRVNVSESLHSTLNSMATSLQDKGLTLQSQLQPGVYLSADVLRLEQLFINLLMNSMAYTDSPGVIDVRLSQQAKMMILTINDTKPSASIEECEHLFEPLYRQDSARTRRGSGAGLGLTICKNIVEAHDGTIKAFPSPLGGLCIEVQLPMHRE; the protein is encoded by the coding sequence ATGCAAATATCTCAAAAGCTTTTCTTGGCCTTCGTTGGCCTAACCAGTATTGTACTTATCGCCACGTTATCGTTAGCGAGGTGGAGTTTTGACCAAGGTTTTTTAGACTATATCAACGGATTAGAACAAGAACGTTTACAGCATTTATCGGATGAACTATTGACACTTTATGCGGCTAATCCGGAAGCACAAACCGATCCATCAGTAATGACAGATCAACAATCTACACAAGTGTGGCAGTCGATTAATCAAAAAACATTAACACAAGCCATTTCGCTTCACGCTCCATTTCCAAAAAGAAATAGACCAGGCGACGGGGCAAGACCGCCAAGACCTGCAGGTGATAATCGTCCTCCAATGGGACCTGAACGACGTTTAGGTCCTCCTAGGCAACGGCCACCTTTTTCACCACCTTCTGGTCCACCGACGGGGTTATACTCAGCAGAACAACAGTTTATTAGCGGCGTTGATATTGGCAATGTGGATAATCGGATTAGCTTAACCTTGTTATTCAACGATCGTATAGTAGGCTATTTATACAGTAGCCCTATTCGTGAAGTTGAATCGTCTTCAGCTACCGCATTTTCTCAGCAACAACGTTGGACCAGTATCGGAATCGGTTTATTGTGTTTACTGCTTGCCAGTGCAATTGCTTGGTGGTTGTCACGTTTTCTACTGATCCCCGTTAAACAAGTTATGCTGGGAGTATCGTATTTATCTCAAGGTAATTATGATGAACGCTTATCACCTCAGCGTGCAGATGAGCTGGGTCAATTAATGACCAATATTGATCATCTCGCCATGACGCTATCGAAAAACCGCAGTGCTAAAAATCGTTGGTTAGCTGATATTTCTCATGAACTGCGCACGCCATTGAGTATATTATGTGGTGAGATTGATGCGATTAAAGCAGGGATCAGAGCGTTCGATAACACACAGCTGAACTCACTCGAACAAGAAGTGTTGCGCATGAAGCACTTAGTCGATGATTTGTATGAACTGTCTTTATCTGATGTTGGTGGACTCCGATATCATTTTCAGCGGGTGAACGTCAGTGAGTCACTACACAGCACGCTTAATAGTATGGCTACCAGCCTACAAGATAAAGGCCTAACGCTACAAAGTCAGCTCCAGCCGGGGGTGTATTTATCTGCCGACGTGCTTCGGCTTGAACAGCTATTTATTAATTTACTAATGAATTCTATGGCTTACACAGACAGTCCTGGGGTAATTGATGTGCGATTGTCACAACAAGCCAAAATGATGATATTAACCATCAATGATACTAAGCCCAGTGCCAGCATTGAAGAGTGTGAACACCTGTTTGAGCCATTGTATCGCCAAGACAGTGCCCGCACACGCCGTGGTAGTGGTGCAGGTCTTGGTTTAACCATCTGTAAGAATATTGTCGAAGCGCATGATGGCACCATTAAGGCCTTCCCATCACCATTGGGTGGGCTTTGTATTGAAGTACAATTACCTATGCACAGGGAATGA
- the htpX gene encoding protease HtpX, whose amino-acid sequence MKRIFLLIATNFAILLVASIVMSILGVNTSTMGGLLVFAAIFGFGGSFISLAISKWMAKKTMGCEVITQPRDSMERWLVETVARQAEKSGIKMPEVAIYQSPEMNAFATGPSKNNALVAVSSGLLYGMTQDEIEGVLAHEVSHVANGDMVTLTLIQGVVNTFVIFAARVVAGIINNFVSSNDEEGEGLGMFAYMAVVFVLDMLFGILASIIVAYFSRIREFKADEGAARLAGKNKMIAALERLRQGPESGAMPAQMSAFGINGKRSMAELMMSHPPLEKRIAALKNS is encoded by the coding sequence ATGAAGCGTATATTTTTGTTGATTGCAACCAACTTTGCCATCTTACTGGTTGCCTCAATTGTAATGTCTATTCTTGGGGTTAATACCTCAACGATGGGTGGACTGTTAGTATTTGCTGCCATTTTTGGTTTTGGTGGCTCGTTTATCAGTTTAGCCATTTCAAAATGGATGGCGAAGAAAACCATGGGCTGTGAAGTTATTACGCAACCACGTGACAGTATGGAACGTTGGTTAGTTGAAACGGTTGCACGCCAAGCTGAAAAGTCTGGTATTAAGATGCCTGAAGTGGCTATTTACCAGTCGCCAGAAATGAACGCATTTGCAACGGGTCCAAGTAAAAACAATGCGCTTGTTGCTGTGAGTTCTGGTTTGCTTTACGGTATGACTCAAGATGAAATTGAAGGTGTACTTGCACATGAAGTGAGCCACGTGGCGAACGGTGACATGGTGACATTAACCTTAATCCAAGGTGTGGTGAATACTTTTGTTATTTTTGCTGCGCGTGTTGTTGCTGGCATTATTAACAATTTTGTTTCCAGTAATGACGAAGAAGGTGAAGGCCTAGGTATGTTCGCCTACATGGCTGTAGTATTTGTACTTGATATGCTATTCGGTATTTTGGCATCGATTATCGTAGCTTACTTTTCACGTATTCGTGAGTTTAAAGCTGATGAAGGCGCGGCACGTTTAGCAGGCAAAAATAAAATGATCGCCGCATTAGAACGTTTACGTCAAGGGCCTGAATCTGGCGCTATGCCAGCACAAATGTCAGCCTTTGGTATTAATGGCAAACGTTCAATGGCTGAGTTAATGATGAGCCATCCTCCATTAGAGAAGCGTATAGCTGCATTAAAAAACAGCTAG
- a CDS encoding Hsp20 family protein has product MRNFNISPDLTPLYRSAIGFDRLAQLAEHAAANNSNSGYPPYNIELLGENRYRITMAVAGFSMPELDIMSEGEKLLVKGNKTATSDERKYLHQGIAERGFERTFQLADHVRVIGAELEHGLLNIDLVREIPEAMKPRKIDIVATNTLS; this is encoded by the coding sequence ATGCGTAATTTTAATATTTCTCCAGATTTAACACCTCTTTATCGTAGTGCTATTGGTTTTGATCGTTTAGCACAACTTGCTGAACATGCTGCAGCTAACAATAGCAACAGTGGTTATCCTCCTTATAATATTGAACTTTTAGGCGAGAATCGTTATCGGATAACGATGGCCGTCGCGGGTTTTTCTATGCCAGAACTCGATATTATGAGTGAAGGTGAAAAACTATTAGTAAAAGGTAATAAGACAGCTACAAGTGATGAACGTAAATATTTGCATCAAGGGATTGCTGAGCGTGGTTTTGAGCGCACTTTTCAATTAGCAGATCATGTACGAGTAATCGGTGCGGAATTAGAACACGGTTTATTAAATATTGATTTAGTACGTGAAATTCCAGAAGCAATGAAACCTCGTAAAATTGATATTGTTGCTACCAACACCCTTAGTTAA
- a CDS encoding bifunctional diguanylate cyclase/phosphodiesterase — MLKKAISQVQLREWQLEINDISAEFRLTIMFYQINAENSIEAICTSQGIDDNTQRQHQDSLLQHLKAADAQSVQTVDKHVTVYHQPIRSSKGHIIGVITFSDKAIEPSQQTLFKPLSAMQTRIADMLSNAIRYYINSLAVDSNASESVSLDVDLQSFIDAFDEHMWVKDANGHYVACNKSVERAWRKSTEQIVGKTDFDLFDQRTANEFIESDKLAISNGSTVVVSECEEVDVNFNKVWLETIKAPIYNTQGQLTGVIGMTRNIAKHKEAQDQLILAANVFQNAVEGVVITDSNGNITEINQAFTDITGYSREEVIGQNPRMLSSGRHPKSFFERLWNTLLVQGKWHGEIWNRRKHGAIFPQAITISAVFDKLNIIQYYVAVFADISAQKQNEEKLKNLAYFDPLTQLPNRMQFMSLLEQEVNHSHRAKKQLAIVFLDIDFFKHINDSLGHVIGDEILVELAKRLSYALSDFDVLARLSGDEFVVMLPSIMGTDSVTSSVDRIRSVFERPFILDNTQSVRLTASMGVAIYPSDGDDHDSLLRNADAAMHRAKLDGRNNYAFYTESMTKQAVAQLKLQTALHQALVNEDFYLVYQPKLKLSDLSPSGFEALIRWSDPVYGNISPAEFIPLAEKIGLIWDIGLWVLKAACLQGVEWLTQGKMFERISVNVASLQLQRNDFVDKVRSILLETGLPAKHLELEVTESCMMNDPDAIIRDLKLLGAMGIALSIDDFGTGYSSLNYLKKLPIDKLKIDQSFVRDIPHDANNTAIAKAVIALGHALNLQIIAEGVETIDQADFLRLNGCDLVQGYLYSKPRLPQDLNEFLPIFHNRINLATDIELK; from the coding sequence ATGCTTAAAAAAGCTATTTCTCAAGTACAATTAAGAGAATGGCAGCTAGAAATAAATGATATTTCTGCCGAGTTTCGTCTTACCATCATGTTTTACCAAATTAATGCTGAAAACAGTATTGAAGCTATTTGTACCAGCCAAGGTATTGATGACAATACCCAGCGACAACATCAAGATAGCTTGTTACAACATCTTAAAGCGGCAGATGCTCAAAGTGTCCAAACGGTAGACAAACATGTTACCGTTTATCATCAGCCTATTCGTTCATCTAAAGGTCATATCATCGGTGTGATCACCTTTAGTGACAAAGCTATCGAACCATCTCAGCAAACATTATTTAAGCCCTTGTCGGCAATGCAAACACGCATAGCGGATATGCTAAGTAATGCCATTCGTTATTATATCAATTCCTTAGCTGTTGATTCTAATGCATCTGAGTCTGTGTCGCTCGATGTTGATTTACAGTCATTTATTGATGCTTTTGATGAACATATGTGGGTTAAAGATGCTAACGGACACTATGTAGCGTGCAATAAAAGTGTTGAGCGAGCTTGGCGAAAGTCTACAGAACAAATTGTTGGCAAAACCGACTTTGACCTTTTTGATCAACGCACTGCAAATGAATTTATTGAGAGTGATAAATTAGCCATCAGTAATGGTTCGACTGTAGTGGTGTCTGAATGTGAAGAAGTTGATGTTAATTTTAATAAGGTTTGGCTCGAAACCATTAAAGCGCCCATTTATAATACCCAAGGTCAATTGACCGGGGTAATAGGGATGACTCGCAATATTGCCAAACACAAAGAGGCGCAGGATCAACTCATATTAGCCGCCAATGTGTTTCAAAATGCAGTCGAAGGGGTAGTGATAACAGACAGTAATGGCAATATTACCGAAATTAACCAAGCGTTTACTGATATTACCGGTTACAGCCGCGAAGAGGTTATAGGCCAAAACCCTAGAATGCTGAGTTCAGGTCGCCATCCTAAAAGCTTTTTTGAACGATTGTGGAATACCTTATTAGTCCAAGGCAAATGGCATGGTGAAATTTGGAATCGCCGTAAGCATGGTGCTATTTTTCCGCAAGCGATAACCATCAGTGCTGTATTCGATAAACTCAATATCATTCAGTATTATGTTGCCGTATTTGCCGATATTTCAGCGCAAAAACAAAATGAAGAAAAGCTGAAAAACTTAGCCTATTTTGATCCGTTGACACAATTGCCTAATCGGATGCAATTTATGTCACTGCTAGAGCAAGAGGTAAATCACTCTCATCGGGCTAAAAAGCAGCTGGCTATTGTGTTTTTAGATATCGATTTCTTTAAGCACATTAACGACAGTTTAGGCCATGTTATTGGCGACGAAATTCTGGTTGAATTGGCTAAACGCTTATCTTACGCTTTATCTGATTTTGACGTATTAGCACGTTTAAGTGGTGATGAGTTTGTGGTCATGTTGCCGAGCATTATGGGAACTGATTCTGTAACGTCATCGGTTGACCGTATTCGCAGTGTATTTGAACGCCCATTTATATTGGACAATACCCAATCTGTACGCCTTACCGCCAGTATGGGAGTGGCGATATACCCAAGTGATGGTGATGATCACGACAGCTTATTACGTAATGCCGACGCTGCAATGCACCGAGCCAAGTTAGATGGGCGAAATAATTATGCCTTTTATACTGAGTCGATGACCAAACAGGCTGTAGCGCAATTAAAACTGCAAACAGCATTGCACCAAGCGCTGGTGAATGAAGATTTTTATTTAGTTTATCAACCTAAGTTGAAACTGTCTGATCTGTCTCCTAGTGGCTTTGAAGCGTTAATTCGTTGGTCTGATCCTGTCTACGGCAATATCTCTCCAGCAGAGTTTATTCCATTAGCAGAGAAGATTGGTTTGATTTGGGATATAGGTTTGTGGGTATTAAAGGCCGCTTGTTTACAAGGGGTTGAATGGCTAACCCAAGGTAAAATGTTTGAACGCATTTCGGTAAATGTAGCCAGCTTACAGCTGCAAAGAAATGATTTTGTCGATAAAGTGCGCTCGATTTTATTGGAAACGGGATTACCGGCCAAACATTTGGAATTAGAAGTCACCGAGTCTTGCATGATGAATGATCCAGACGCGATTATTCGTGATTTGAAATTGCTTGGCGCCATGGGCATTGCCTTGAGTATTGACGATTTTGGTACCGGATACTCATCTCTCAATTATCTCAAAAAGTTACCAATTGATAAGTTGAAAATCGATCAATCTTTTGTACGTGATATCCCTCATGATGCAAATAACACTGCGATTGCTAAAGCGGTTATTGCACTGGGGCATGCATTGAATTTGCAGATTATTGCTGAAGGTGTGGAAACTATCGATCAAGCAGATTTTCTGCGGCTCAATGGCTGTGATTTGGTTCAAGGGTATTTGTACAGTAAACCGCGATTGCCACAAGATCTTAACGAGTTTTTACCGATATTCCATAACCGTATTAACCTGGCCACTGATATTGAATTAAAGTAA
- a CDS encoding response regulator, whose product MSGHVHQQPLTILVVEDEPKIAQILVDFLTLEGFNTLVQHDGRDVIETIKSQQIDFMILDLMLPYKDGLTICRELRQFSMLPVLMLTARVDEIDRLMGLDIGADDYVCKPFSAREVVARVKTILRRVENTHGSQSEQVIRYKHLQINIERFKCQVDQQNVELTPVEFRLLHTLLKRPGVVHSRDSLMQVCYVDDRIVSSRTIDSHVKNLRHKLTQASQQKELLHSIYGVGYKVE is encoded by the coding sequence ATGAGTGGACATGTTCATCAACAACCATTGACCATATTAGTGGTAGAAGACGAGCCTAAAATAGCGCAGATTTTAGTCGACTTTTTAACCCTCGAAGGTTTTAACACCTTGGTACAACACGATGGTCGTGATGTAATTGAAACAATTAAGTCTCAACAAATTGACTTTATGATTCTAGATTTGATGTTGCCCTATAAAGATGGTTTAACCATTTGTCGTGAGTTGAGACAATTTTCAATGCTGCCAGTGTTAATGTTAACGGCGCGGGTAGATGAAATTGACCGCTTAATGGGCTTAGACATCGGCGCAGACGATTATGTGTGTAAGCCATTTTCGGCTAGGGAAGTCGTTGCTCGGGTAAAAACGATTTTAAGACGAGTTGAGAATACCCATGGCAGTCAAAGCGAGCAGGTTATTCGTTATAAACATCTACAAATCAATATCGAACGCTTTAAATGTCAGGTCGACCAACAAAACGTAGAATTAACCCCTGTTGAGTTTAGATTACTGCATACTTTGCTAAAACGGCCAGGTGTGGTGCACTCTCGAGATAGCCTCATGCAGGTGTGTTATGTCGACGATCGTATTGTTAGTTCACGTACCATTGACAGTCATGTGAAAAATCTACGACATAAGTTAACCCAAGCCAGCCAACAAAAGGAGTTACTGCATTCCATTTATGGTGTGGGTTATAAGGTAGAGTAA
- the soxR gene encoding redox-sensitive transcriptional activator SoxR translates to MSIDAELSVGQVAKRCGINISAIHFYEQKGLISSWRNNGNQRRYTRDVIRRISLIKAAQQLGISLDDIKHAFAALPNERTATKEDWAELSNVWNKSLTLRITQMQKLKDSLEGCIGCGCLSMKNCPLYNPNDILADQGPGPVLLNK, encoded by the coding sequence ATGTCAATAGATGCAGAACTAAGTGTTGGCCAAGTCGCCAAACGTTGTGGAATAAACATCTCTGCGATTCACTTTTATGAGCAAAAAGGTCTTATCAGCAGTTGGCGCAATAATGGTAATCAACGTCGTTATACACGAGACGTTATCAGGCGAATATCACTCATCAAAGCTGCGCAACAATTAGGGATATCGTTGGATGATATCAAGCATGCTTTTGCTGCTTTACCCAATGAACGAACAGCGACTAAAGAAGACTGGGCAGAATTATCAAATGTTTGGAATAAATCACTTACGCTGCGGATAACCCAGATGCAAAAATTGAAAGATTCGCTCGAAGGTTGCATCGGTTGTGGTTGTTTATCGATGAAAAATTGCCCACTGTATAATCCTAACGATATTCTTGCAGATCAAGGCCCTGGCCCAGTGCTTTTGAATAAATGA
- the pepE gene encoding dipeptidase PepE, with amino-acid sequence MPINALMLSASRVGNSTYLSHTVELIRPLTQPGQQWLFIPYAGVSVSYDEYLTKVQTALEPLTITISSIHQFADPKQAIQDAAGIFVGGGNTFQLLNELYRYDLLHLIREKVENGMPYVGWSAGSNITGASIRTTNDMPIVEPPSFTALGILPFQLNPHYTNYQMPGHNGETRAQRLLEFTMVDPLTPVIGIQEGSALWRQGDKLHLIGNETAYLFHGKQQEVELTANSDLSHYL; translated from the coding sequence ATGCCCATTAATGCATTAATGTTGAGTGCCTCACGGGTCGGTAATTCGACATATCTAAGCCATACCGTTGAGCTTATTCGTCCACTCACTCAACCAGGACAACAATGGCTGTTTATTCCTTATGCTGGCGTCAGTGTAAGTTATGATGAGTATTTAACAAAAGTGCAAACGGCACTTGAACCCCTAACAATTACCATTAGTAGTATTCATCAGTTTGCAGACCCAAAACAAGCCATTCAAGATGCTGCAGGCATTTTTGTTGGTGGTGGCAATACATTCCAATTGCTCAACGAATTGTATCGCTACGACTTGCTGCACTTAATTCGTGAAAAAGTAGAAAATGGCATGCCGTATGTGGGCTGGAGTGCGGGATCAAACATTACTGGTGCCAGCATTCGTACCACCAATGATATGCCAATTGTCGAGCCGCCCTCGTTTACCGCATTGGGTATATTGCCATTCCAATTAAATCCGCATTACACCAACTACCAAATGCCAGGCCATAATGGTGAAACTCGTGCACAACGGCTGTTAGAATTTACCATGGTCGATCCACTGACACCGGTGATAGGAATCCAAGAAGGCAGCGCGCTATGGCGCCAAGGCGATAAATTACACCTTATTGGTAATGAGACGGCTTATTTATTCCATGGTAAACAACAAGAAGTTGAACTTACCGCTAACAGCGACTTGTCACACTACCTTTAG
- a CDS encoding M23 family metallopeptidase — translation MLVVSFCGLSASAIAAVTFQGQFEQGALVRGAVPVGSKVLLNGQSVKVTPNGQFAIGFDRDAKSEQVFKVIYPDGLTEIKPLTIAARQYQIDRVTGISQKIMKPDPIAQARAAKDAKQTRAARDLFSQQQAFMQTFIWPVTGRISGVYGSQRVYNDVPGNPHFGVDVARPTGTVVVAPADGVITLAEPDMFYSGGTVIIDHGYGVSSTFLHLSKLYLTVGDKVVQGDKVAEIGATGRVTGPHLDWRLNWFQMRLDPVSIVPSMATVLAAEKAAK, via the coding sequence ATGCTGGTGGTCAGCTTTTGTGGCTTAAGTGCTAGTGCGATTGCCGCTGTGACATTTCAAGGCCAGTTTGAACAAGGTGCATTGGTGCGCGGCGCAGTGCCGGTCGGCAGTAAAGTATTACTTAATGGCCAATCGGTAAAGGTCACCCCAAATGGTCAGTTTGCCATTGGATTTGATAGAGACGCTAAGTCAGAACAAGTGTTTAAAGTCATTTATCCAGACGGATTAACAGAAATTAAGCCGTTAACCATAGCCGCACGACAATACCAAATTGATCGCGTCACAGGCATCAGCCAAAAAATAATGAAGCCGGATCCAATAGCCCAAGCCAGAGCGGCAAAAGATGCCAAACAGACTCGCGCTGCCAGAGACTTATTTAGTCAACAACAGGCATTTATGCAAACATTTATTTGGCCGGTTACTGGCAGAATTTCAGGTGTTTATGGCAGCCAGCGGGTATACAACGACGTACCAGGTAATCCGCATTTTGGTGTTGATGTTGCCCGTCCAACAGGCACGGTAGTGGTTGCGCCAGCAGATGGTGTTATTACGTTAGCTGAGCCAGATATGTTTTATTCTGGTGGCACAGTGATTATCGACCACGGCTATGGTGTTAGCTCTACCTTTTTGCACCTGAGTAAATTGTATTTAACCGTTGGTGATAAAGTTGTGCAGGGTGATAAGGTCGCTGAAATTGGTGCCACCGGTCGAGTGACTGGCCCGCATTTAGACTGGCGCTTAAACTGGTTCCAAATGCGTTTAGACCCCGTTTCGATTGTACCGTCAATGGCGACAGTACTGGCAGCGGAAAAAGCGGCAAAATAG
- the gmhB gene encoding D-glycero-beta-D-manno-heptose 1,7-bisphosphate 7-phosphatase produces MNKAVFLDRDGVINKDNGYVHTVDDFEYIDGVFEACLALKQMGYLLIVVTNQSGIARGMYSEDDFHHLTEWMDWNFADKGVELDGIYYCPHHPQKGLGGYKQDCDCRKPKPGMMLDAAEFLKIDMSQSVMVGDKADDMRAAKAAGINTAILVRSGKVVDEAGVELASAVVDSIADVPSLLSQLLTK; encoded by the coding sequence TTGAATAAAGCAGTATTTCTCGATCGTGATGGTGTGATCAATAAAGACAATGGTTACGTTCATACAGTGGACGACTTTGAATATATCGACGGTGTATTTGAAGCGTGCCTTGCATTAAAGCAAATGGGTTACCTATTAATAGTGGTGACCAATCAATCCGGCATTGCTCGTGGCATGTACAGTGAAGATGATTTTCATCATTTAACGGAATGGATGGATTGGAACTTTGCCGATAAAGGTGTCGAACTTGATGGTATCTACTATTGCCCGCATCATCCACAAAAAGGCCTAGGTGGATATAAGCAAGATTGCGATTGCAGAAAGCCAAAACCCGGCATGATGCTCGATGCTGCAGAATTCTTGAAAATCGATATGAGCCAGTCTGTAATGGTGGGTGATAAAGCTGATGATATGCGCGCAGCAAAAGCGGCTGGCATTAACACTGCCATTTTGGTTCGTTCAGGTAAAGTAGTAGACGAAGCCGGAGTTGAACTTGCCAGTGCAGTGGTTGACAGTATCGCTGACGTTCCGAGTCTGCTAAGTCAATTACTCACAAAATAA
- a CDS encoding 6-carboxytetrahydropterin synthase, translating into MQLFVKDLTVIDFSYLCPVRGMVGESWIVDVLLDGGLDEQNMVLDFGKVKRIIKNTIDDVADHRLLIPTACSEVRWQQKSDRVWMDFSSEKGDIHLACPSQAFALIPTEVIDYQSVNDFLKKALREVLPENVQGISLTLRSEVLDTPFYHYSHGLRKHDGNCQRIAHGHRSPVTVFENGIAEPKWDQYWAERWHDIYLGTEEDLVSVKTLELSKQTKISDETHFGFHYVAPQGDFQLAMPKHCCDLIPHDTTVEMLAEYMAKTLASQAPESHFKVIAYEGIGKGAIAVRG; encoded by the coding sequence ATGCAACTGTTTGTAAAAGATTTAACCGTTATCGATTTCTCTTACCTTTGTCCTGTTCGTGGCATGGTTGGTGAAAGCTGGATTGTCGATGTGCTATTAGATGGCGGCTTAGATGAGCAAAATATGGTGCTCGACTTTGGCAAGGTTAAACGCATCATCAAAAACACCATTGATGATGTAGCCGATCATCGCTTGTTAATCCCTACTGCGTGTAGCGAAGTGCGCTGGCAGCAAAAAAGCGACCGAGTTTGGATGGATTTTAGCAGTGAAAAAGGTGACATACATTTAGCATGTCCTTCACAAGCATTTGCGCTTATTCCTACAGAAGTGATTGACTACCAAAGCGTTAATGACTTTTTGAAAAAAGCCTTACGTGAAGTGTTACCTGAAAATGTCCAAGGCATCAGCCTCACATTGCGCAGCGAAGTGCTCGATACCCCGTTTTACCATTACAGCCACGGATTACGTAAACATGACGGTAACTGTCAGCGTATTGCGCATGGTCATCGTAGCCCGGTAACCGTATTTGAAAATGGTATTGCAGAGCCGAAATGGGACCAATACTGGGCAGAACGTTGGCATGATATTTACCTCGGCACTGAAGAAGACTTAGTGTCAGTGAAAACACTAGAGTTGTCGAAGCAGACTAAAATCAGCGACGAAACTCATTTTGGTTTTCACTATGTTGCGCCTCAAGGTGATTTTCAATTAGCGATGCCTAAGCATTGTTGTGACTTAATTCCTCACGACACCACGGTTGAGATGCTAGCTGAATACATGGCAAAGACATTGGCAAGTCAAGCGCCTGAAAGTCATTTTAAAGTTATCGCTTATGAAGGTATTGGCAAAGGGGCCATTGCGGTAAGAGGTTAA
- a CDS encoding GntR family transcriptional regulator — translation MSNIPPIIHKTRTQLVVEALRERILSGDIQGGEPLRQSAIAEQLNVSRIPVREALVQLEAEGLINFEPHKGATATLLSVEQVTELFELRAMIESDLLAKAIPNLSDNDIAEAEAVLVKLELAFKLKESVASWSELNTRFHTRLYQAANRPHTMEVVNGLNTNCDRYIRLQLLFTGGIPIAEREHRVLLELCKKRDIAKATTLLREHILHASASITKLVEQKIKS, via the coding sequence ATGAGCAATATACCTCCTATTATTCATAAAACGCGTACGCAACTTGTTGTAGAGGCGCTCAGAGAACGGATCCTTTCTGGTGATATACAAGGAGGAGAACCGCTCAGGCAGTCTGCTATTGCAGAACAGTTAAATGTAAGTCGCATTCCCGTTCGTGAAGCGTTAGTTCAGTTAGAAGCTGAAGGCTTAATTAATTTCGAACCGCATAAAGGCGCGACGGCAACATTGTTATCTGTTGAGCAAGTCACTGAATTATTTGAATTGCGCGCTATGATCGAATCGGATTTGTTGGCTAAGGCCATCCCTAACCTATCTGACAATGATATTGCCGAAGCTGAAGCCGTACTGGTTAAACTTGAATTGGCATTTAAACTGAAAGAATCAGTAGCAAGTTGGAGTGAGCTTAATACTCGATTCCATACTCGTTTATACCAAGCGGCTAATCGACCTCATACAATGGAAGTGGTTAACGGTTTAAACACCAATTGCGATCGCTATATTCGTCTGCAGTTGTTATTTACTGGCGGGATCCCTATCGCCGAAAGAGAACATCGAGTGTTACTCGAATTATGTAAAAAACGTGACATCGCAAAAGCCACTACTTTGCTGCGTGAGCATATCTTGCATGCTTCGGCTTCAATCACGAAACTGGTAGAACAAAAGATTAAGTCATAA